Proteins co-encoded in one Athene noctua chromosome 34, bAthNoc1.hap1.1, whole genome shotgun sequence genomic window:
- the RACK1 gene encoding small ribosomal subunit protein RACK1, protein MTEQMTLRGTLKGHNGWVTQIATTPQFPDMILSASRDKTIIMWKLTRDETNYGIPQRALRGHSHFVSDVVISSDGQFALSGSWDGTLRLWDLTTGTTTRRFVGHTKDVLSVAFSSDNRQIVSGSRDKTIKLWNTLGVCKYTVQDESHSEWVSCVRFSPNSSNPIIVSCGWDKLVKVWNLANCKLKTNHIGHTGYLNTVTVSPDGSLCASGGKDGQAMLWDLNEGKHLYTLDGGDIINALCFSPNRYWLCAATGPSIKIWDLEGKIIVDELKQEVISTSSKAEPPQCTSLAWSADGQTLFAGYTDNLVRVWQVTIGTR, encoded by the exons atgacGGAGCAAATGACCCTCCGGGGCACCTTGAAGGGCCACAACGGTTGGGTGACGCAGATCGCCACCACGCCGCAGTTCCCGGACATGATCCTCTCTGCCTCGCGCG ACAAAACCATCATCATGTGGAAGTTGACCCGGGACGAGACCAACTACGGGATCCCGCAGCGCGCTCTGCGCGGCCACTCGCACTTCGTCAGCGACGTCGTCATCTCCTCGGACGGGCAGTTCGCGCTCTCGGGCTCCTGGGATGGGACCCTGCGCCTCTGGGACCTCACCAC CGGCACCACCACCCGTCGCTTCGTGGGTCACACCAAGGACGTCCTGAGCGTGGCCTTTTCCTCCGACAACCGCCAGATCGTTTCGGGCTCCCGGGATAAGACCATCAAGCTCTGGAACACTTTGGGCGTCTGCAAGTACACGGTGCAG gaTGAGAGTCACTCGGAGTGGGTGTCGTGCGTCCGGTTCTCCCCGAACAGCAGCAACCCCATCATCGTCTCCTGCGGCTGGGACAAGCTGGTGAAG GTTTGGAATTTGGCTAACTGCAAGCTGAAGACGAACCACATCGGCCACACGGGCTACTTGAACACGGTCACCGTCTCCCCCGACGGCTCGCTCTGCGCCTCAGGTGGCAAG GACGGCCAGGCCATGCTGTGGGACCTGAACGAGGGGAAACACCTCTACACCTTGGACGGGGGAGACATCATCAACGCTCTCTGCTTCAGCCCCAACCGCTACTGGCTCTGCGCCGCCACCGGCCCCAGCATCAAAATCTGG gacCTGGAAGGCAAAATCATCGTGGATGAGCTGAAGCAGGAGGTGATCAGCACCAGCAGCAAAGCTGAACCACCCCAGTGCACGTCACTGGCCTGGTCCGCAGATGGGCAG ACCCTCTTCGCTGGCTACACAGACAACCTCGTCCGGGTGTGGCAAGTCACCATCGGCACCAGATGA